In one window of Gouania willdenowi chromosome 8, fGouWil2.1, whole genome shotgun sequence DNA:
- the ap5z1 gene encoding AP-5 complex subunit zeta-1 isoform X3, whose product MFSQGSESLIKQAREIQEQELQKFYSRLVKLLQAKDLGHEAVDSLQRLYLLLSVNKHSRRLPSELQKRLVLLLSSPAEHFQVLSVSVLRETLSLSDQDLSHIQENIRPLNSHAAGLLLSQVGGGQLVSEWLKVRARSRDNLSSLCAHILHSLEGRLSEAPAHSRTHTLPIINSILSHSPQSLTEDHVTLLSKKLVEWLRYASTMQGGGASSGGFFTGQRSRQPVPTAELDGTVCGDFFTVLCVGQGFTEDQWMNVFSFSMLRHWLLTYHCVSNGNSTADTDDRSEVDGSVVSMVSATSSSSRLLPPKERLREKAFQYCQRLIEQSDRKPHKRTDAELQKACLVEAVSILDCVCVEDASLVYRTFPCVKALFGRLGSDLSYVRVFLPIAQFYLNHGEMAAVDCESVWKLVFSQCPAELFNDYFLAHELLRFLRVNLETIQQRVPQYTRSFPNLLKFLAWDSPAVVDDFVDLLPSLVTAGTAVELLHSLLDLPCLSATLLIQLSSVSLPVSEPSGRGLQQDAFRNPGFRGLFLFLLREEAGSGDTIDRLSTLHQLLAEAADWPRVLQCAQVVPVLLHIYFNTVVKVADEKLLAHLILVMLERSSLLINIPTYTAEIHRVFSCHLLNLCQLHPSLVVDQSQELLEFAGSTTNVYSREEIYTHVVWVLGEYLSVSCDSRCSVRLITSCFETLEAVLFEVTSSSPPPGTTCPAPKVVTTIMSALAKLASRSHDLIPRVSLFLSKLKTAARAGSVAWCPDEEDLVAVVTRGEELWSLLKAPGVAQSVLTPQPHVAMPQWYRDTNVSMPLQLRALTHLTHTQ is encoded by the exons GTTACCATCAGAGCTTCAGAAGAGGCTCGTGTTGCTGCTGTCGTCTCCTGCAGAGCACTTCCAGGTGCTGAGTGTGTCTGTGCTCAGAGAGACGCTGTCACTCTCTGACCAGGATCTGAGTCACATCCAGGAGAACATCAGACCTCTGAACAGCCACGCTGCAGGCCTGCTGCTCTCACAGGTAGGAGGGGGACAACTGGTCTCAGAGTGGCTTAAAGTCAGG GCCAGATCCAGAGACAATCTGTCTTCTCTCTGCGCTCACATTCTTCACTCACTGGAAGGTCGACTCTCTGAAGCTCCAGctcactcacgcacacacactctgcCAATCATCAACAGCATCCTGTCACATAGCCCCCAGAGCCTCACTGAAG ATCATGTGACACTGCTGAGTAAGAAGCTGGTGGAATGGCTGCGTTACGCCAGCACCAtgcagggaggaggagcttCATCAGGTGGATTCTTCACAGGACAGCGATCCCGTCAG CCGGTGCCGACAGCAGAGCTGGATGGGACGGTGTGTGGTGATTTCTTCACCGTGCTGTGTGTGGGACAGGGTTTTACTGAGGACCAATGGATGAACGTCTTCTCCTTTTCAATGCTCCGCCACTGGCTTCTCACCTACCACTGTGTTTCCAACGGCAACAGCACAGCAGATACTG ATGACCGGTCGGAGGTGGATGGGTCGGTAGTTTCCATGGTTTCAGCGACGTCATCCTCCAGCCGCCTGCTGCCTCCAAAGGAGCGACTGAGGGAGAAAGCGTTCCAGTACTGCCAACGGCTCATTGAGCAAAGCGATCGCA AGCCGCACAAGAGAACAGACGCGGAGCTACAAAAAGCG TGTCTGGTGGAGGCTGTGTCCATCCTAGACTGTGTGTGCGTAGAGGACGCGTCGCTCGTCTACAGAACGTTCCCGTGCGTGAAGGCTCTGTTTGGTCGGCTCGGCTCTGATCTGTCATACGTCAGAGTCTTCCTGCCCATCGCTCAGTTCTACCTCAACCATG GTGAGATGGCGGCTGTGGACTGTGAGAGCGTGTGGAAGCTTGTGTTCAGCCAATGTCCTGCTGAGCTCTTCAACGACTACTTCCTGGCACACGAGCTTCTGCGTTTCCTGCGTGTGAACTTGGAGACCATCCAGCAGCGAGTGCCACAATACACTCGCTCTTTTCCTAACCTGTTAAAG TTTTTAGCCTGGGACAGTCCAGCTGTGGTGGATGACTTTGTGGATCTGCTGCCCTCTCTGGTCACAGCAGGAACTGCAGTCGAGCTGCTCCATTCTCTGCTCGACCTACCGTGTCTCTCTGCCACACTGCTTATACAGCTTAG CTCTGTGTCTTTGCCCGTCTCTGAGCCGAGTGGACGTGGCCTCCAGCAGGATGCGTTTAGAAATCCTGGCTTCCGAGGACTTTTCCTTTTCTTACTACGAGAGGAAGCGGGTTCAG GCGACACCATCGACCGACTTAGCACGCTCCACCAGCTGCTGGCTGAAGCTGCTGATTGGCCCAGAGTGCTCCAGTGTGCTCAGGTTGTTCCTGTGCTCCTACACATATACTTCAACACGGTTGTAAAG GTGGCCGATGAGAAGCTGCTCGCTCATTTGATTCTAGTGATGCTGGAGAGAAGCAGCCTCCTCATCAACATCCCCACATACACAGCAGAGatacacag AGTGTTTAGCTGCCACCTGTTGAATCTGTGTCAGCTCCATCCTTCTCTAGTGGTCGACCAGTCTCAGGAGCTGCTAGAATTTGCTGGAAGTACAACCAACGTCTACAGCAGAGAGGAAATCTACACACATGTG GTGTGGGTGCTGGGTGAATACCTCTCTGTGTCATGTGACTCACGCTGCTCCGTGAGactcatcacttcctgtttcgaGACGCTGGAGGCGGTGCTGTTTGAGGTCACCTCATCCTCTCCTCCACCTGGAACAACTTGTCCAGCCCCTAAAGTGGTCACCACAATAATGAGCGCTCTCGCCAAGCTGGcgtccaggtcacatgacctcatACCTCG GGTGTCTTTGTTCCTTTCCAAGCTAAAAACGGCGGCCAGGGCTGGATCTGTGGCGTGGTGCCCTGATGAGGAGGACCTTGTTGCTGTGGTTACGCGAGGAGAGGAGTTGTGGTCTCTGCTGAAGGCGCCCGGCGTGGCTCAAAGCGTTCTCACCCCTCAGCCACATGTGGCCATGCCGCAGTGGTACAGAGACACCAACGTTTCAATGCCACTGCAGCTCAGAGCTCTGactcacctcacacacacacagtga
- the ap5z1 gene encoding AP-5 complex subunit zeta-1 isoform X2 produces the protein MFSQGSESLIKQAREIQEQELQKFYSRLVKLLQAKDLGHEAVDSLQRLYLLLSVNKHSRRLPSELQKRLVLLLSSPAEHFQVLSVSVLRETLSLSDQDLSHIQENIRPLNSHAAGLLLSQARSRDNLSSLCAHILHSLEGRLSEAPAHSRTHTLPIINSILSHSPQSLTEDHVTLLSKKLVEWLRYASTMQGGGASSGGFFTGQRSRQPVPTAELDGTVCGDFFTVLCVGQGFTEDQWMNVFSFSMLRHWLLTYHCVSNGNSTADTANRLQLSLSVSHSHSNDDRSEVDGSVVSMVSATSSSSRLLPPKERLREKAFQYCQRLIEQSDRKPHKRTDAELQKACLVEAVSILDCVCVEDASLVYRTFPCVKALFGRLGSDLSYVRVFLPIAQFYLNHGEMAAVDCESVWKLVFSQCPAELFNDYFLAHELLRFLRVNLETIQQRVPQYTRSFPNLLKFLAWDSPAVVDDFVDLLPSLVTAGTAVELLHSLLDLPCLSATLLIQLSSVSLPVSEPSGRGLQQDAFRNPGFRGLFLFLLREEAGSGDTIDRLSTLHQLLAEAADWPRVLQCAQVVPVLLHIYFNTVVKVADEKLLAHLILVMLERSSLLINIPTYTAEIHRVFSCHLLNLCQLHPSLVVDQSQELLEFAGSTTNVYSREEIYTHVVWVLGEYLSVSCDSRCSVRLITSCFETLEAVLFEVTSSSPPPGTTCPAPKVVTTIMSALAKLASRSHDLIPRVSLFLSKLKTAARAGSVAWCPDEEDLVAVVTRGEELWSLLKAPGVAQSVLTPQPHVAMPQWYRDTNVSMPLQLRALTHLTHTQ, from the exons GTTACCATCAGAGCTTCAGAAGAGGCTCGTGTTGCTGCTGTCGTCTCCTGCAGAGCACTTCCAGGTGCTGAGTGTGTCTGTGCTCAGAGAGACGCTGTCACTCTCTGACCAGGATCTGAGTCACATCCAGGAGAACATCAGACCTCTGAACAGCCACGCTGCAGGCCTGCTGCTCTCACAG GCCAGATCCAGAGACAATCTGTCTTCTCTCTGCGCTCACATTCTTCACTCACTGGAAGGTCGACTCTCTGAAGCTCCAGctcactcacgcacacacactctgcCAATCATCAACAGCATCCTGTCACATAGCCCCCAGAGCCTCACTGAAG ATCATGTGACACTGCTGAGTAAGAAGCTGGTGGAATGGCTGCGTTACGCCAGCACCAtgcagggaggaggagcttCATCAGGTGGATTCTTCACAGGACAGCGATCCCGTCAG CCGGTGCCGACAGCAGAGCTGGATGGGACGGTGTGTGGTGATTTCTTCACCGTGCTGTGTGTGGGACAGGGTTTTACTGAGGACCAATGGATGAACGTCTTCTCCTTTTCAATGCTCCGCCACTGGCTTCTCACCTACCACTGTGTTTCCAACGGCAACAGCACAGCAGATACTG CCAACAGGCTACAGCTCAGCCTGTCCGTTAGCCACTCCCACTCCAATG ATGACCGGTCGGAGGTGGATGGGTCGGTAGTTTCCATGGTTTCAGCGACGTCATCCTCCAGCCGCCTGCTGCCTCCAAAGGAGCGACTGAGGGAGAAAGCGTTCCAGTACTGCCAACGGCTCATTGAGCAAAGCGATCGCA AGCCGCACAAGAGAACAGACGCGGAGCTACAAAAAGCG TGTCTGGTGGAGGCTGTGTCCATCCTAGACTGTGTGTGCGTAGAGGACGCGTCGCTCGTCTACAGAACGTTCCCGTGCGTGAAGGCTCTGTTTGGTCGGCTCGGCTCTGATCTGTCATACGTCAGAGTCTTCCTGCCCATCGCTCAGTTCTACCTCAACCATG GTGAGATGGCGGCTGTGGACTGTGAGAGCGTGTGGAAGCTTGTGTTCAGCCAATGTCCTGCTGAGCTCTTCAACGACTACTTCCTGGCACACGAGCTTCTGCGTTTCCTGCGTGTGAACTTGGAGACCATCCAGCAGCGAGTGCCACAATACACTCGCTCTTTTCCTAACCTGTTAAAG TTTTTAGCCTGGGACAGTCCAGCTGTGGTGGATGACTTTGTGGATCTGCTGCCCTCTCTGGTCACAGCAGGAACTGCAGTCGAGCTGCTCCATTCTCTGCTCGACCTACCGTGTCTCTCTGCCACACTGCTTATACAGCTTAG CTCTGTGTCTTTGCCCGTCTCTGAGCCGAGTGGACGTGGCCTCCAGCAGGATGCGTTTAGAAATCCTGGCTTCCGAGGACTTTTCCTTTTCTTACTACGAGAGGAAGCGGGTTCAG GCGACACCATCGACCGACTTAGCACGCTCCACCAGCTGCTGGCTGAAGCTGCTGATTGGCCCAGAGTGCTCCAGTGTGCTCAGGTTGTTCCTGTGCTCCTACACATATACTTCAACACGGTTGTAAAG GTGGCCGATGAGAAGCTGCTCGCTCATTTGATTCTAGTGATGCTGGAGAGAAGCAGCCTCCTCATCAACATCCCCACATACACAGCAGAGatacacag AGTGTTTAGCTGCCACCTGTTGAATCTGTGTCAGCTCCATCCTTCTCTAGTGGTCGACCAGTCTCAGGAGCTGCTAGAATTTGCTGGAAGTACAACCAACGTCTACAGCAGAGAGGAAATCTACACACATGTG GTGTGGGTGCTGGGTGAATACCTCTCTGTGTCATGTGACTCACGCTGCTCCGTGAGactcatcacttcctgtttcgaGACGCTGGAGGCGGTGCTGTTTGAGGTCACCTCATCCTCTCCTCCACCTGGAACAACTTGTCCAGCCCCTAAAGTGGTCACCACAATAATGAGCGCTCTCGCCAAGCTGGcgtccaggtcacatgacctcatACCTCG GGTGTCTTTGTTCCTTTCCAAGCTAAAAACGGCGGCCAGGGCTGGATCTGTGGCGTGGTGCCCTGATGAGGAGGACCTTGTTGCTGTGGTTACGCGAGGAGAGGAGTTGTGGTCTCTGCTGAAGGCGCCCGGCGTGGCTCAAAGCGTTCTCACCCCTCAGCCACATGTGGCCATGCCGCAGTGGTACAGAGACACCAACGTTTCAATGCCACTGCAGCTCAGAGCTCTGactcacctcacacacacacagtga
- the ap5z1 gene encoding AP-5 complex subunit zeta-1 isoform X1 translates to MFSQGSESLIKQAREIQEQELQKFYSRLVKLLQAKDLGHEAVDSLQRLYLLLSVNKHSRRLPSELQKRLVLLLSSPAEHFQVLSVSVLRETLSLSDQDLSHIQENIRPLNSHAAGLLLSQVGGGQLVSEWLKVRARSRDNLSSLCAHILHSLEGRLSEAPAHSRTHTLPIINSILSHSPQSLTEDHVTLLSKKLVEWLRYASTMQGGGASSGGFFTGQRSRQPVPTAELDGTVCGDFFTVLCVGQGFTEDQWMNVFSFSMLRHWLLTYHCVSNGNSTADTANRLQLSLSVSHSHSNDDRSEVDGSVVSMVSATSSSSRLLPPKERLREKAFQYCQRLIEQSDRKPHKRTDAELQKACLVEAVSILDCVCVEDASLVYRTFPCVKALFGRLGSDLSYVRVFLPIAQFYLNHGEMAAVDCESVWKLVFSQCPAELFNDYFLAHELLRFLRVNLETIQQRVPQYTRSFPNLLKFLAWDSPAVVDDFVDLLPSLVTAGTAVELLHSLLDLPCLSATLLIQLSSVSLPVSEPSGRGLQQDAFRNPGFRGLFLFLLREEAGSGDTIDRLSTLHQLLAEAADWPRVLQCAQVVPVLLHIYFNTVVKVADEKLLAHLILVMLERSSLLINIPTYTAEIHRVFSCHLLNLCQLHPSLVVDQSQELLEFAGSTTNVYSREEIYTHVVWVLGEYLSVSCDSRCSVRLITSCFETLEAVLFEVTSSSPPPGTTCPAPKVVTTIMSALAKLASRSHDLIPRVSLFLSKLKTAARAGSVAWCPDEEDLVAVVTRGEELWSLLKAPGVAQSVLTPQPHVAMPQWYRDTNVSMPLQLRALTHLTHTQ, encoded by the exons GTTACCATCAGAGCTTCAGAAGAGGCTCGTGTTGCTGCTGTCGTCTCCTGCAGAGCACTTCCAGGTGCTGAGTGTGTCTGTGCTCAGAGAGACGCTGTCACTCTCTGACCAGGATCTGAGTCACATCCAGGAGAACATCAGACCTCTGAACAGCCACGCTGCAGGCCTGCTGCTCTCACAGGTAGGAGGGGGACAACTGGTCTCAGAGTGGCTTAAAGTCAGG GCCAGATCCAGAGACAATCTGTCTTCTCTCTGCGCTCACATTCTTCACTCACTGGAAGGTCGACTCTCTGAAGCTCCAGctcactcacgcacacacactctgcCAATCATCAACAGCATCCTGTCACATAGCCCCCAGAGCCTCACTGAAG ATCATGTGACACTGCTGAGTAAGAAGCTGGTGGAATGGCTGCGTTACGCCAGCACCAtgcagggaggaggagcttCATCAGGTGGATTCTTCACAGGACAGCGATCCCGTCAG CCGGTGCCGACAGCAGAGCTGGATGGGACGGTGTGTGGTGATTTCTTCACCGTGCTGTGTGTGGGACAGGGTTTTACTGAGGACCAATGGATGAACGTCTTCTCCTTTTCAATGCTCCGCCACTGGCTTCTCACCTACCACTGTGTTTCCAACGGCAACAGCACAGCAGATACTG CCAACAGGCTACAGCTCAGCCTGTCCGTTAGCCACTCCCACTCCAATG ATGACCGGTCGGAGGTGGATGGGTCGGTAGTTTCCATGGTTTCAGCGACGTCATCCTCCAGCCGCCTGCTGCCTCCAAAGGAGCGACTGAGGGAGAAAGCGTTCCAGTACTGCCAACGGCTCATTGAGCAAAGCGATCGCA AGCCGCACAAGAGAACAGACGCGGAGCTACAAAAAGCG TGTCTGGTGGAGGCTGTGTCCATCCTAGACTGTGTGTGCGTAGAGGACGCGTCGCTCGTCTACAGAACGTTCCCGTGCGTGAAGGCTCTGTTTGGTCGGCTCGGCTCTGATCTGTCATACGTCAGAGTCTTCCTGCCCATCGCTCAGTTCTACCTCAACCATG GTGAGATGGCGGCTGTGGACTGTGAGAGCGTGTGGAAGCTTGTGTTCAGCCAATGTCCTGCTGAGCTCTTCAACGACTACTTCCTGGCACACGAGCTTCTGCGTTTCCTGCGTGTGAACTTGGAGACCATCCAGCAGCGAGTGCCACAATACACTCGCTCTTTTCCTAACCTGTTAAAG TTTTTAGCCTGGGACAGTCCAGCTGTGGTGGATGACTTTGTGGATCTGCTGCCCTCTCTGGTCACAGCAGGAACTGCAGTCGAGCTGCTCCATTCTCTGCTCGACCTACCGTGTCTCTCTGCCACACTGCTTATACAGCTTAG CTCTGTGTCTTTGCCCGTCTCTGAGCCGAGTGGACGTGGCCTCCAGCAGGATGCGTTTAGAAATCCTGGCTTCCGAGGACTTTTCCTTTTCTTACTACGAGAGGAAGCGGGTTCAG GCGACACCATCGACCGACTTAGCACGCTCCACCAGCTGCTGGCTGAAGCTGCTGATTGGCCCAGAGTGCTCCAGTGTGCTCAGGTTGTTCCTGTGCTCCTACACATATACTTCAACACGGTTGTAAAG GTGGCCGATGAGAAGCTGCTCGCTCATTTGATTCTAGTGATGCTGGAGAGAAGCAGCCTCCTCATCAACATCCCCACATACACAGCAGAGatacacag AGTGTTTAGCTGCCACCTGTTGAATCTGTGTCAGCTCCATCCTTCTCTAGTGGTCGACCAGTCTCAGGAGCTGCTAGAATTTGCTGGAAGTACAACCAACGTCTACAGCAGAGAGGAAATCTACACACATGTG GTGTGGGTGCTGGGTGAATACCTCTCTGTGTCATGTGACTCACGCTGCTCCGTGAGactcatcacttcctgtttcgaGACGCTGGAGGCGGTGCTGTTTGAGGTCACCTCATCCTCTCCTCCACCTGGAACAACTTGTCCAGCCCCTAAAGTGGTCACCACAATAATGAGCGCTCTCGCCAAGCTGGcgtccaggtcacatgacctcatACCTCG GGTGTCTTTGTTCCTTTCCAAGCTAAAAACGGCGGCCAGGGCTGGATCTGTGGCGTGGTGCCCTGATGAGGAGGACCTTGTTGCTGTGGTTACGCGAGGAGAGGAGTTGTGGTCTCTGCTGAAGGCGCCCGGCGTGGCTCAAAGCGTTCTCACCCCTCAGCCACATGTGGCCATGCCGCAGTGGTACAGAGACACCAACGTTTCAATGCCACTGCAGCTCAGAGCTCTGactcacctcacacacacacagtga
- the ap5z1 gene encoding AP-5 complex subunit zeta-1 isoform X4: protein MFSQGSESLIKQAREIQEQELQKFYSRLVKLLQAKDLGHEAVDSLQRLYLLLSVNKHSRRLPSELQKRLVLLLSSPAEHFQVLSVSVLRETLSLSDQDLSHIQENIRPLNSHAAGLLLSQARSRDNLSSLCAHILHSLEGRLSEAPAHSRTHTLPIINSILSHSPQSLTEDHVTLLSKKLVEWLRYASTMQGGGASSGGFFTGQRSRQPVPTAELDGTVCGDFFTVLCVGQGFTEDQWMNVFSFSMLRHWLLTYHCVSNGNSTADTDDRSEVDGSVVSMVSATSSSSRLLPPKERLREKAFQYCQRLIEQSDRKPHKRTDAELQKACLVEAVSILDCVCVEDASLVYRTFPCVKALFGRLGSDLSYVRVFLPIAQFYLNHGEMAAVDCESVWKLVFSQCPAELFNDYFLAHELLRFLRVNLETIQQRVPQYTRSFPNLLKFLAWDSPAVVDDFVDLLPSLVTAGTAVELLHSLLDLPCLSATLLIQLSSVSLPVSEPSGRGLQQDAFRNPGFRGLFLFLLREEAGSGDTIDRLSTLHQLLAEAADWPRVLQCAQVVPVLLHIYFNTVVKVADEKLLAHLILVMLERSSLLINIPTYTAEIHRVFSCHLLNLCQLHPSLVVDQSQELLEFAGSTTNVYSREEIYTHVVWVLGEYLSVSCDSRCSVRLITSCFETLEAVLFEVTSSSPPPGTTCPAPKVVTTIMSALAKLASRSHDLIPRVSLFLSKLKTAARAGSVAWCPDEEDLVAVVTRGEELWSLLKAPGVAQSVLTPQPHVAMPQWYRDTNVSMPLQLRALTHLTHTQ, encoded by the exons GTTACCATCAGAGCTTCAGAAGAGGCTCGTGTTGCTGCTGTCGTCTCCTGCAGAGCACTTCCAGGTGCTGAGTGTGTCTGTGCTCAGAGAGACGCTGTCACTCTCTGACCAGGATCTGAGTCACATCCAGGAGAACATCAGACCTCTGAACAGCCACGCTGCAGGCCTGCTGCTCTCACAG GCCAGATCCAGAGACAATCTGTCTTCTCTCTGCGCTCACATTCTTCACTCACTGGAAGGTCGACTCTCTGAAGCTCCAGctcactcacgcacacacactctgcCAATCATCAACAGCATCCTGTCACATAGCCCCCAGAGCCTCACTGAAG ATCATGTGACACTGCTGAGTAAGAAGCTGGTGGAATGGCTGCGTTACGCCAGCACCAtgcagggaggaggagcttCATCAGGTGGATTCTTCACAGGACAGCGATCCCGTCAG CCGGTGCCGACAGCAGAGCTGGATGGGACGGTGTGTGGTGATTTCTTCACCGTGCTGTGTGTGGGACAGGGTTTTACTGAGGACCAATGGATGAACGTCTTCTCCTTTTCAATGCTCCGCCACTGGCTTCTCACCTACCACTGTGTTTCCAACGGCAACAGCACAGCAGATACTG ATGACCGGTCGGAGGTGGATGGGTCGGTAGTTTCCATGGTTTCAGCGACGTCATCCTCCAGCCGCCTGCTGCCTCCAAAGGAGCGACTGAGGGAGAAAGCGTTCCAGTACTGCCAACGGCTCATTGAGCAAAGCGATCGCA AGCCGCACAAGAGAACAGACGCGGAGCTACAAAAAGCG TGTCTGGTGGAGGCTGTGTCCATCCTAGACTGTGTGTGCGTAGAGGACGCGTCGCTCGTCTACAGAACGTTCCCGTGCGTGAAGGCTCTGTTTGGTCGGCTCGGCTCTGATCTGTCATACGTCAGAGTCTTCCTGCCCATCGCTCAGTTCTACCTCAACCATG GTGAGATGGCGGCTGTGGACTGTGAGAGCGTGTGGAAGCTTGTGTTCAGCCAATGTCCTGCTGAGCTCTTCAACGACTACTTCCTGGCACACGAGCTTCTGCGTTTCCTGCGTGTGAACTTGGAGACCATCCAGCAGCGAGTGCCACAATACACTCGCTCTTTTCCTAACCTGTTAAAG TTTTTAGCCTGGGACAGTCCAGCTGTGGTGGATGACTTTGTGGATCTGCTGCCCTCTCTGGTCACAGCAGGAACTGCAGTCGAGCTGCTCCATTCTCTGCTCGACCTACCGTGTCTCTCTGCCACACTGCTTATACAGCTTAG CTCTGTGTCTTTGCCCGTCTCTGAGCCGAGTGGACGTGGCCTCCAGCAGGATGCGTTTAGAAATCCTGGCTTCCGAGGACTTTTCCTTTTCTTACTACGAGAGGAAGCGGGTTCAG GCGACACCATCGACCGACTTAGCACGCTCCACCAGCTGCTGGCTGAAGCTGCTGATTGGCCCAGAGTGCTCCAGTGTGCTCAGGTTGTTCCTGTGCTCCTACACATATACTTCAACACGGTTGTAAAG GTGGCCGATGAGAAGCTGCTCGCTCATTTGATTCTAGTGATGCTGGAGAGAAGCAGCCTCCTCATCAACATCCCCACATACACAGCAGAGatacacag AGTGTTTAGCTGCCACCTGTTGAATCTGTGTCAGCTCCATCCTTCTCTAGTGGTCGACCAGTCTCAGGAGCTGCTAGAATTTGCTGGAAGTACAACCAACGTCTACAGCAGAGAGGAAATCTACACACATGTG GTGTGGGTGCTGGGTGAATACCTCTCTGTGTCATGTGACTCACGCTGCTCCGTGAGactcatcacttcctgtttcgaGACGCTGGAGGCGGTGCTGTTTGAGGTCACCTCATCCTCTCCTCCACCTGGAACAACTTGTCCAGCCCCTAAAGTGGTCACCACAATAATGAGCGCTCTCGCCAAGCTGGcgtccaggtcacatgacctcatACCTCG GGTGTCTTTGTTCCTTTCCAAGCTAAAAACGGCGGCCAGGGCTGGATCTGTGGCGTGGTGCCCTGATGAGGAGGACCTTGTTGCTGTGGTTACGCGAGGAGAGGAGTTGTGGTCTCTGCTGAAGGCGCCCGGCGTGGCTCAAAGCGTTCTCACCCCTCAGCCACATGTGGCCATGCCGCAGTGGTACAGAGACACCAACGTTTCAATGCCACTGCAGCTCAGAGCTCTGactcacctcacacacacacagtga